The sequence below is a genomic window from Candidatus Kapaibacterium sp..
TAGCCGTAAGGAACTGTTGCGGTAAAGGACAATATCTCTCGGGAAAGCAAAAGTAAATATAAAATCATTGATTCCCTGAAACTCAGTCTTTTCGATTTCGATTTTTTTTATTTTTAGGTCAGCGGTCTCTGAAAAAGAACGTATATATACAAATCCGGTATCGGAGCTAACATTATTTACAAGAGTTCTTTCGGCAAAATTATATCCTTTCGCAAATAATTTAGGCAAATATGCACTTCCCCGAACATAATTAAACATCGGGATGCTCTTAACACCTTGTGTTGTAGTCTCCAAATTGATGCGGATTTCTGAATAACCCTCATTCACTGGTGTATATTGAACCGGAATCAGCAATTCGGTTATTTTATCTGTTCCCGATGTGTTTTTAGGATAAATTGTGATAGGCTTGTTTGAAGTTGGGAAAAGCGACGCTTTTTGAGATAAAATCCTAAACTCGGTAGAAGCTTTGTCGAGGAAAACATTTGTCAAATCAATAGGGTTCTCACTATCGTTGCGTATGACAATGAATTTTTCTAATGTATCGCCAACTCTCAATGAGCCAAAGTTGACAGCTAAGAAATGTACTCCCGGGAAATAGGCAATTGCTCTTAATTTGCAAATGCTGTCAGTCCCGGTGGCATTACTTCTGAAAACAACTTCATCGAAGAATTCGCCCTGCTGAGTAGGTTCGAAACAAATTGATTTGAAATAGATTTCTGATGTGGGTATAACGACCCGACCTTTGATTGGAGAAGCCATCGTTTCCACAACATGGTATGGACCATCAATGTCGGGCGGTAAATAATCTTTGATTATTAAATGTCCGTTACCTCGATTATAAATTCTAATTCCGGGCGCTAATGGTGGCTCATCATTACATAATTTTGAACCGATTGCTACGGCTCCGAAATCAATATCGTCAACTTGAATATAAGGCTTGACGCCATAACCGAACATTTCGGTAACGAACTCAAGGCAATTTGTTTTAACAATTAGAGAGTCAAAATCAAAATCATAAGAATTCGTATTTTCAACAGGGCTATATTCAATTTTGATTTTTATAGTTTCATTAGCTTCTATAAATCGAATATCCGGCTCTATAGATACAATTTTAAAAACTGTGCTGTTAAGCAATCGTAGTTCTTTAATTTCGATTGGAAAATCGCTGATATTGGTCAACTTAGTTTCTAATTGGGCACTATTTCCGATAAAAACATTACCAAAGCTCAAATTCGTCGGAGCTAATTCTAATAATTCAGGTATATATCGTACTGAATCGAATATGAAATTGTTATTTGGGGAAGCATCGTCATACACAGCAAAAACTGCATGTGCTTTCTTATACTTATTATCAACTGACATTGTGAATGAAAAGCGTGTATTCTTTTTGCCGGGTATGAAGTCCGAATTTAGTTTAATTTCGGAAATATTTTCTGACACTGTACGAAAAAGAATTGGCTCGTTACTAATCCCTGCGTCGAGATTGAAAGTATCGGCATTCAGTGGGAAATTACGAATCTCAGTGACTACTACGGCAAACTCTCCGCAACCGGAATTTTTATGTATTTGGGGTGGAAGTATGTCAACAGTATCAATTTGAGACACAAGAATGGTGCTTGGCAATACGAACAAAGTTGCCAATATTTGCAGATGCAAACTTTTTAACCACGATTTCAGTTTGCTAAACATTTTTACCACTCAGTATGTTATATATAGTATAAACACATGAAAGTGAAAAAGATTACACTAAAAAAGGAAAAATCACAAATATTTTTTCAATAACTCTATCAAATCTTGAATTTCGAATGGTTTTGATATGTAATCATCACAACCGGCAGCAATAGCTTTATCTCTATCTTCCGAAAAAGCATAGGCTGTGACGGCTAATACAGGAAGTCTATATCCGGCACTACGAATATGGTGAACTGCTTCATAGCCTGTCATAACCGGCATTTTCAAATCTAACAGTAGAATCCAAAATTTATTGTTGCTTCCAACTAACTCAACCGCTTCTTTGCCATTATGGGCTCTGATGACTTCCGCACCAAGTTTGATAAGAACACGTTCAAGAAATTTATAGTTAAACTCTTCGTCTTCCGCTATAAGAATGGTTTTACCGTTCAAATCTATCATTATTTGCTCCCGAGTCATTTTTTTCTAATTCAAAACTATTTCAATTACAAAGTTAATCAAAAACTTCTGAAATCAAGCCTATTATTCGATTTAAAAATGAGCGAAAAAGATAAGTTATGAGACTTCATTCTGTACGAATTTTAATCATAAGTTTGAAGATTAGAAAATAAGTACGCAATGTAGGCAATATAAATCAAAAGCAACACTGCACCATTCATCCTGCTTATTCTCATTCCCATCAAAGCCATTGGAACAATAATAACCGAAGTGGCAATCATAACACCGTAATCCAAGTAGCTGATACCGCTTGTATTGATTGAATAAAACAATCCGGTAACGCCGAGTATCATAAGTAAATTAAAAATATTGGAGCCAATTGCATTTCCAATTGAAATATCTCCTTCATTTTTGATTGAAGCCACCACTGAAGTTGCCAATTCGGGCAAACTTGTACCAAAGGCTACGACAGTCAATCCTATCACAGCATTCGAAGCGCCAATATACTTGGCAATCCTGATAGCACCCTCGAGGAAAGTATGAGCACCCAGCATTAGAATAACCAAGCCTGCAATGATGAGTAGTATATCCAAAATGGGCTTATCAGTTTTAGACTTGGGAATATCGAGGTCGTCTAATTCAATTTTTTTATTATTTTTCTTAGAAAGCCAAACATTGTAGTAAATATAGGCAAAAAGTAAAATCACAAGTATTACACCTTCAAATTGCGAAATTTCACCATCAATTATGAAAAAAAACACTAAAATCGAAAAAGCTATCATAATCGCAATATCGGTTTTGATTAATTGCATTTTGACTTGAATTGGTCTGATTAATGCCGCAACACCAAGTATGAGTGCAATATTGCATATATTTGAGCCGATTACGTTGCCAATTGCTATTTCGCTACTACCTTGATAAGCAGCTGATAAACTCACAACTAATTCGGGGCTGCTGGTGCCAAATGCAACCACAGTCAGCCCAATTATCAGGGGTGTAATCCCAATTCGGAATGCAAGTTTGACAGAGCCTTTGACTAAGCCCTCTGCCCCATAGTACAACATGACAGTCCCCAAAATCAATAATGCAATTGCAAACGGAATCGAATCAGTAGATATATCCATATTATTAAGTGTTTTTTAAATATATAGTGACGAAATTTTGCTTAAATATTACTTCACTCAGCAAGTTTGCGAATTCGTTCGACAACCGGCGGATGTGAATAATTCAGCAAAACATAAAAAGGATCTGGAACCGGGTTTGACAAATTATCCGTACTGAGTTTTTTCAGAGCTTCGATTAGATGCGTACCTTTGCCAATCAACTTTTTCGCAAAATTATCAGCTGCAAATTCATTTCGGCGCGATAGTGAATTCATCGCAACTGATAAGATGCTTTCAATCGGCGAAAACAGTATTCCGAAAAAAATCAACCCGGCATAGATTGGCATATTTGTCATATAAAAAGCGGAGTACAGCATTTCCGATTGTAAAATTTGCCCCAAAAGAAAAAACAAAACGAAGGTATGAACTATACCGATTGCCATACCTTGAGTGATATGCTTCAGTTTGTAATGTCCGATTTCGTGAGCTAATACTGCCACGAGTTCCTCTTCAGAATGATTTTGAATCAGTGTGTCATAAAGAGCAATTCGTTTGTTCTTGCCGAACCCTGTGAAAAATGCGTTCGATTTGGTTGAGCGTTTGGAACCATCAATCACGAAAATATTCGTGAGTGGGAATTTTGCCTTTTCAGCCATAGCAGTAATTTTATCACGTAGCGAGCCCAATTCGAGCGGTACAAATTTGTTGAAAAGTGGCATAATCCAAGTCGGAGCAATATATGACAAAATGAATGATATTGCCGTAACAAGCAAAAAACCGATTAGCCAAGCACTATTGCCAAGTTCGCCAAACACCCATAATATCGCTGCGAGAATAGGCAAACCGATTAGCATAGACAGCAACGTTGATTTGAGCAAATCAAGTACGAATGTTTTGGCTGTCATTTTGTTAAATCCATATTTGGCTTCAATCACAAAAGTTGAATATATGGAAAATGGCAATCCGATTAGAAATTGGGCAAAAACCAGGATGCCGATGAATAGCAACCCGCGATAAATTTCGGAATCTGTAATGCCTGATACGACAGACTCTAAATACGGGAAACCACCCATAAACCAAAATAGAGGGAAAGCAATCAAGCCCAAAGCATCGGATACTGAAGACATATTGAGCCTATCGGAGTAATATGACTTCGCTTTCGAGAATTGCTCATCAGTATATATATCAGCTAACTCCGGAGGGACGACCGAAGCAAACATCTTCTTTTTGTTCAAATGCTCAGAAACGAGCGAAATAATGAAATTTACAACTAAAGTTACTAAGATTATAACAGCAATTATGTTCAAAATAAAACTCCGATAAAAATAAATTTGACTATTACAGAAAAAAATGTTAAAATTAAATTCGTTACAAATGTAAAACTAAGAAAACTATTTAAAATGATGCAAAAATTACGAATAATTCTATTATTGATGTTAATCCCAACAGGCATTCTAACTGCCCAAACACCTGATTGGCTTGAAGACATTACAAACAAAGTTGGGCTCGATGACGTTTCAGTATCACGTATATGGGTAGCCGATATTGATGGCGACAACTATCCGGATTTGATTTTAGGCGGACCAAAGGCAACGCACAACACATTGAGAGTGTTCTTGAACCGCCCGGGCACAGGTTTACCCGGTGACCCGAGTAGAATTTTTGTAGAGTTTACCGAGGAATCGGGTATCAATCAAACGCGCGACGGAAGCGACCGTTTGCGGATTTCCGATGTTGCTGCATTGGCAGACGTGAACAACGACGGGCATATTGACATTGTAACAAGCATATATTACCACAGATTCACAGGATATAAAGGTGAAAATGACCCGGGCGATAGAACCGAGGTATTATTAAACGATGGAACGGGGAAATTTACACTTTACAAATTATCGGGTTTGAATACAATTCAATTAGACCCGATTTTGCCACAAGGCTTGATAAACACTTCGGGAATCGCATTCCTTGATTACGATTATGACGGCAATATTGATATGTACTTTTCGACTTGGTTTACCGATTATTACGCGAGTACAGCTGATGTGAAACAATTGGATGTGTTGTTTAAAGGCAATGGCGACGGTTCGTTCACTCGTGTTAATGATGCTGCTATTAATTCTGTTCGTGAGCCGATGTATGGAGTAAATGTCACTGATTGGAATAATGACGGTTGGCAGGATATCATCACATCGCCGTATTGTCGCAGCACAGGCAGCATATTCGCTAACAATGGCGACGGAACTTTCCGCGATGCAACATCAGAAGCAAATTACAGCGCCCAACATTTGCTACGGAACGGTCCCGGACTTTTGTGCCAATGGGAAGCCAATCCCGCAGATTTTGACAATGACGGCGATATGGATTTACTACAAGTTTTAGTTCATGGCGGTTATGGAGCCGGAGTGGGTAGAACTACAATTGCTGTAAACGGTGGTGCAAAAAATGGTTATAGATATGAATGGGATGTGAATTTGCTAAAGCGAGATGCGCCACTAAACTCACATCTCGGTGACATGGGTGCTACGTGGTTCGACATTGATAATGATGGCAAACTCGATGTAGCAATCGGTCAGATGTCATACCCACAAGCGAATCTCGAAGGACAAGAACGCCTTTATATACTTCAACAAAAGGAAGACAAGAGTTTCGAAGATATTTCCAAGAAGCTGGGGATTTTCTTCAGCATGAAGGAAGGGCATTCGATGGAGCCGATTGATTTCGATTTAGATGGCGACCAAGACTTAATCGTAACTCGTCAGGCTCGCGATACTTTGCTAATTGATACAGTCATAAATGGTCAAGCTCAACAAATAAAAGTGCCACGAGCATATATGGCAATCGTTTTACTTGAAAATAAAATTGGGAATGCTAATAATTGGGCAGGGATAAACCCCAAGATGCCTGCGGGAGTCAATCAATCAGGCATCGGTACTCGAGTAACGGTTCACTCCGGAGAGTTGAACCAAATGCGTGAGCTACAAGCAGGTCTGGGGCATTTTTCTAACCAACAACCATTTTTGCAAACAATCGGAATGGCACAAAAAAATAGAATTGATTCGATTACTATTCGATTGCCTGAGAAAAATTTACAAACTGTTAAAGTTTACAATCCACCGATGAATTTGAATTTGGATATTTTGCCAAATGGTACTTACAATATTATAAAAACTTGGGCAGAACCACAAGCTATCATTGCCTTCAAACAAGCAAAACTTGATTTCGGGACAGTCAATGAAAATGAAAATAAAAGCTCGGAATTAGTAATTCAAAATATTGGTGATGCGGATTTGGTGGTCGAAAATTATTCAATTTCAAAGTTGTCGCCAATCTACGAGTTCACTAAAGTTCCGGCTGGGTTTACATTAGCTCCCGGAGAGGAACTAAGCATCGGCGCAAAATTTAATCCCGATAAGCGGGGCTTGTTTATAGGCGAAGTCGAATTCATTTCAAATGCTATAAACGGTACCCGCCGTGGCTACGATTTGGAAGGATATGGGTTTGCTGACCAACCAATGATTGCCGTTAATCAAAATTCTGTAGATTTCGGAATAGTTCATATAGACACACCCCGAGTGATGGAATTAATAATTGAAAATTTCGGAGAAATAGCATTAGAAATTGAA
It includes:
- a CDS encoding response regulator, with the translated sequence MIDLNGKTILIAEDEEFNYKFLERVLIKLGAEVIRAHNGKEAVELVGSNNKFWILLLDLKMPVMTGYEAVHHIRSAGYRLPVLAVTAYAFSEDRDKAIAAGCDDYISKPFEIQDLIELLKKYL
- a CDS encoding calcium/sodium antiporter, translated to MDISTDSIPFAIALLILGTVMLYYGAEGLVKGSVKLAFRIGITPLIIGLTVVAFGTSSPELVVSLSAAYQGSSEIAIGNVIGSNICNIALILGVAALIRPIQVKMQLIKTDIAIMIAFSILVFFFIIDGEISQFEGVILVILLFAYIYYNVWLSKKNNKKIELDDLDIPKSKTDKPILDILLIIAGLVILMLGAHTFLEGAIRIAKYIGASNAVIGLTVVAFGTSLPELATSVVASIKNEGDISIGNAIGSNIFNLLMILGVTGLFYSINTSGISYLDYGVMIATSVIIVPMALMGMRISRMNGAVLLLIYIAYIAYLFSNLQTYD
- a CDS encoding M48 family metallopeptidase, which translates into the protein MNIIAVIILVTLVVNFIISLVSEHLNKKKMFASVVPPELADIYTDEQFSKAKSYYSDRLNMSSVSDALGLIAFPLFWFMGGFPYLESVVSGITDSEIYRGLLFIGILVFAQFLIGLPFSIYSTFVIEAKYGFNKMTAKTFVLDLLKSTLLSMLIGLPILAAILWVFGELGNSAWLIGFLLVTAISFILSYIAPTWIMPLFNKFVPLELGSLRDKITAMAEKAKFPLTNIFVIDGSKRSTKSNAFFTGFGKNKRIALYDTLIQNHSEEELVAVLAHEIGHYKLKHITQGMAIGIVHTFVLFFLLGQILQSEMLYSAFYMTNMPIYAGLIFFGILFSPIESILSVAMNSLSRRNEFAADNFAKKLIGKGTHLIEALKKLSTDNLSNPVPDPFYVLLNYSHPPVVERIRKLAE
- a CDS encoding FG-GAP-like repeat-containing protein, encoding MMQKLRIILLLMLIPTGILTAQTPDWLEDITNKVGLDDVSVSRIWVADIDGDNYPDLILGGPKATHNTLRVFLNRPGTGLPGDPSRIFVEFTEESGINQTRDGSDRLRISDVAALADVNNDGHIDIVTSIYYHRFTGYKGENDPGDRTEVLLNDGTGKFTLYKLSGLNTIQLDPILPQGLINTSGIAFLDYDYDGNIDMYFSTWFTDYYASTADVKQLDVLFKGNGDGSFTRVNDAAINSVREPMYGVNVTDWNNDGWQDIITSPYCRSTGSIFANNGDGTFRDATSEANYSAQHLLRNGPGLLCQWEANPADFDNDGDMDLLQVLVHGGYGAGVGRTTIAVNGGAKNGYRYEWDVNLLKRDAPLNSHLGDMGATWFDIDNDGKLDVAIGQMSYPQANLEGQERLYILQQKEDKSFEDISKKLGIFFSMKEGHSMEPIDFDLDGDQDLIVTRQARDTLLIDTVINGQAQQIKVPRAYMAIVLLENKIGNANNWAGINPKMPAGVNQSGIGTRVTVHSGELNQMRELQAGLGHFSNQQPFLQTIGMAQKNRIDSITIRLPEKNLQTVKVYNPPMNLNLDILPNGTYNIIKTWAEPQAIIAFKQAKLDFGTVNENENKSSELVIQNIGDADLVVENYSISKLSPIYEFTKVPAGFTLAPGEELSIGAKFNPDKRGLFIGEVEFISNAINGTRRGYDLEGYGFADQPMIAVNQNSVDFGIVHIDTPRVMELIIENFGEIALEIEYIDILGNKDAVFEVLDGQSFVVEAKSEEIVRVKFSPIEYIDYNASLKIGSNAYNHNEVSVSLSGTGDGPRPDLAAEESYDFGTAEIGSFKDMDVQLGNSGGGILTIEKIDILLNNGIFELLDFNPPYDLGANESMNVKVRFKPKQASSISKPVDITTTSFFQKVRRVSFTGIGYDPSSVEDHCCSHELNIEYYPNPTVQAGFVQIHNANPNYPIEIIISDESGRFVSQSTHNAMGSGLITLNTESLSSGVYYIQIYNGIKNETLRMVKVR